The following are from one region of the Aspergillus chevalieri M1 DNA, chromosome 1, nearly complete sequence genome:
- a CDS encoding uncharacterized protein (COG:S;~EggNog:ENOG410PPAN), with protein sequence MTGFSKGEKKVVTEELLRYVDMLHRIKSKTTGNPDPEAEGPVIPPYRVMAADDRKDTWPRKTSDKEEYVFCHNDLSQANAIVDAKTFHDQSDRGLGVRGVLARMVRDAHLEESWAECGPGEVWGEG encoded by the coding sequence ATGACAGGGTTCAGCAAGGGGGAGAAGAAAGTTGTTACTGAGGAATTGTTGCGGTACGTGGATATGCTTCATCGCATCAAATCGAAAACTACCGGTAACCCAGACCCCGAGGCAGAAGGTCCAGTCATCCCTCCCTACCGGGTTATGGCTGCAGATGATAGGAAAGACACTTGGCCACGCAAAACAAGTGACAAAGAGGAATACGTATTCTGCCACAACGACCTCTCACAAGCAAATGCCATCGTTGATGCGAAGACATTTCATGATCAAAGCGATCGTGGATTGGGAGTACGCGGGGTTCTGGCCAGAATGGTTCGAGATGCGCATTTGGAAGAGAGTTGGGCCGAGTGTGGCCCTGGAGAGGTTTGGGGAGAGGGATGA